ATCGGAGCCAACGTACTGGCCAAACAATTTCGTGGCCGGGGTTTGCAAACCGTTCGTGCCGTTGATCAGCTTCTGCTGGCCATTGAAAAAGTTGTAAAAAACAAGCAATGCTGCCTGAGTAAGGATCGAAAAGTAGACACCTTTGATCCGATTACGGAACACAAGGCCACCCAGCACAGCGGCAAGAATCCCGGGAATCAACCAGATCGCCATCAGCGCGAACCAAGGCGAGGCGAAGGGGTGCCAGAAAAATGGCAGCTCCTTGACGCCATAAAGACCAAAAAACTCAGGGATACCGTTGGGCAGATCACCTGCGTTGCTGAGCTGGAGGTACATCGCGGCGGCATAGCCACCGAGCGCAAAAAAGATGCCCTGACCAAGGCTGAGCAGACCGGTGAAACCCCAGATCAGATCGATCCCGAGAGCCACGATCGACAGAGACAGAAATCGTCCCAGCAAGTTGAGCCTGAACACAGGCAAGACAGCGGGCGCCGCCACGATCACGGCGATGATCAGCACCCACAAGCAGACGATCGTCCAGCGACGATGAGAAAAGGAAGAAAACATCGATCAGACCTCCACCATGCGTCCCTTCTGCGGGAAAAGACCGGCAGGACGGAACTGGAGGAACACAACGATCAGAGCGAAAATCATCACCTGAGCCATGCTCGTTGTGGCGAAAAAGCTCACCAACTGCTCCAGCGGTGCCGGCATCTCGGGCCAGAGCGTGAGCAAGCGACCAGCACCGATCAGATCCGTCAACAAACCGATTGAAAAGGAAGCAAGAACAGTGCCAAGCAGGTTTCCGACCCCACCCAGCACAACAACCATGAAACAACCAACGATGTAAGACGTCCCGACGTTGGGGCCAACCGACCCCAGCAGAGACACGGCCACTCCAGCCACTCCAGCGAGACCGGATCCGATGCCGAAGGTGAGCACGTCAACGGTGTCGGTGGGGATTCCGAGGCAATCACTCATCGAGCGGTTCTGGGTGACGGCACGGATGCGCATTCCCCAGACACTGCGATTCAAAAACAAGCTGACACCAACCACCGCGAGAACGGTCATCACGATGATCACCAAGCGAGGGACAGGAAAGGTCAGGTCCATCCACTCAAGTCCGCCACGCATCCACTGCGGAGCCGTGACATCCACATTGCGTGCATCCGCTCGAGCTATGCGGTTGATCTGCGAAGCCAGAACCCCTGCAAGACAAACCCCAAAACAGGCCGACAGAGCCCAGGAGCCAAAACGAATCAAACGCGCACGCTTCGCGATCAACCACTGAGCGGGAAGCACCAACGGCAAACCAAATCCGCTCACCAGAGCGAGGACCAATCCTGCGGCATAAGCCATCGGCACACTGCGCACAAACTGCTGCAAAATCAGACTGACTCCCCAGGTAGCCAGCAGTGTTTCCAGAGGGCTGCCGTAAAGACGACGAATGACGGTTCGCTCTAAAAGGATGCCGACGACACCGCTGACGACAAAGGCCAGGGGAATCGCAATCAACACATAGACGTTGTAGAAGGGCTGCATTGCAGGCAGCTTGAAGATGAGCTGCACCACATAGGTCGTGTAGGCCCCGAGCATGATCAACTCACCATGGGCGAGGTTGATCACGCCCATCAGGCCAAACACAATCGCCAATCCAAGTGCAGCCATCAGCAGGACCGAACCGATGGCGACACCATTGAACAGGCTTTCAAAAAGCAGTTGCACGGAAGTCGGGACTGAAACAGTCGGTGGAACAACAAAAGGAGGAGTCCCATGAGGAACTCCTCCAAAGACCAATCAGTGATCAGTCAATGAATGAAACTGAATCAGAGCTTGTACTTACCGCCTTTAGAGGAATCGGTGTGGTCACAGGCATAGCCACTGGAATCAGGGTGGATCTGGTTCCAAGCCTGCGGTGACACAGGACCATTGGTCTCTTCAAGGATCGCGAACTGACCGTCTTTGGTGATCTGACCGATCCGAACCGTCTGAGAGAGGTGATGGTTTGGCATCACTTTCACAGGACCCTGAGGTGCATCAAACTCGATACCAATCAGCGCTTTACGCACTTTGTCGTCGTCAAAGCTATTGGCTTTTTCGACAGCAGCTTTCCAGAGATACACCATGTTGTATGCCGACTCTTGCGGGTCAGCAACCATGCGATCGGCGCCGTACTTGGCCTTGAAGTCTGCAGCAAACTTCTTGGAAGCAGGTGTATCGATCGACATCATGTAGTTCCATGCGCCGTAGTGACCCTCAAGAAATTCAGGTCCAATCGTGCTGATTTCTTCTTCAGCGATGGAATAACTCATCACGTAATAACCATTGGCCGGTGTGATCCCAGCATCTTGTATCTGCTTGAAGAAAGCGACGTTCTGGTCGCCGTTGAGGGTGTTGATGATGACGCCACCATCCGGGAGGGCTTTTTTGATCTTGGCGATAATTGGAGCTACCTCTGTATTCCCTAGAGGCAGATAATCCTCGCCGACAACCTTGCCACCGAGCTGCTCAACCTGCGCCTTGGTGATCGTATTGGACGTGCGAGGGAACACATAGTCCGATCCAACCAGGAAGAAGTCCTTACCAGCAGCAGGTGACTTCTCATACATGAATTTGGTGGCCGGTTCCGATTGTTGATTCGGGGTTGCGCCGGTGTAGAAGATGTTGCTCGAACATTCCTGGCCTTCGTACTGAATCGGGTAATACAGGAAGGCATTCTTCGACTCATAGACCGGCAGCATTTCCTTCCGGCTGGCTGAAGTCCAGCCACCAAAAACAACTGGCACCTTGTCTTGGTCGATCAGCTTCTTCGATTTCTCAGCGAAGGTCGGCCATGTGGATGCACCATCTTCAACGATGGTTTCAATGATGTATTTCTTGCCATCAACCTCAACGCCCCCGGCAGCGTTGATTTCTGCGATGGCCATCTTCTCGGTATCAACGAGGGTCTTCTCCGAGATGGCCATGGTGCCTGTCAGAGAATGAAGGATGCCAACAGTGACAGTGCAATTTCCTTCGTCATCACAGGTGGCGTTGGTGGCCTGACCGCCACCTGCACA
Above is a window of Synechococcus sp. BIOS-E4-1 DNA encoding:
- a CDS encoding branched-chain amino acid ABC transporter permease gives rise to the protein MQLLFESLFNGVAIGSVLLMAALGLAIVFGLMGVINLAHGELIMLGAYTTYVVQLIFKLPAMQPFYNVYVLIAIPLAFVVSGVVGILLERTVIRRLYGSPLETLLATWGVSLILQQFVRSVPMAYAAGLVLALVSGFGLPLVLPAQWLIAKRARLIRFGSWALSACFGVCLAGVLASQINRIARADARNVDVTAPQWMRGGLEWMDLTFPVPRLVIIVMTVLAVVGVSLFLNRSVWGMRIRAVTQNRSMSDCLGIPTDTVDVLTFGIGSGLAGVAGVAVSLLGSVGPNVGTSYIVGCFMVVVLGGVGNLLGTVLASFSIGLLTDLIGAGRLLTLWPEMPAPLEQLVSFFATTSMAQVMIFALIVVFLQFRPAGLFPQKGRMVEV
- the urtC gene encoding urea ABC transporter permease subunit UrtC, encoding MFSSFSHRRWTIVCLWVLIIAVIVAAPAVLPVFRLNLLGRFLSLSIVALGIDLIWGFTGLLSLGQGIFFALGGYAAAMYLQLSNAGDLPNGIPEFFGLYGVKELPFFWHPFASPWFALMAIWLIPGILAAVLGGLVFRNRIKGVYFSILTQAALLVFYNFFNGQQKLINGTNGLQTPATKLFGQYVGSDLMQRWFFWVTAVVVILIWALLRWVVRGRFGDVLIAIRDDEPRLRFAGYNPTLFKTFVFGLAGALAGIGGALYTVQSGSASPQFMEVPMSIDMVIWVAVGGRGTLVGAILGAVVINFAKSLVSEAMPESWLFIQGGLFILVVTALPEGVIGWFRGEGPGNLLNRVGLSRPSATYPRLELDGQEEVQP
- the urtA gene encoding urea ABC transporter substrate-binding protein; translated protein: MSNSLSKRLFSGLAAVSLGLGVTACAGGGQATNATCDDEGNCTVTVGILHSLTGTMAISEKTLVDTEKMAIAEINAAGGVEVDGKKYIIETIVEDGASTWPTFAEKSKKLIDQDKVPVVFGGWTSASRKEMLPVYESKNAFLYYPIQYEGQECSSNIFYTGATPNQQSEPATKFMYEKSPAAGKDFFLVGSDYVFPRTSNTITKAQVEQLGGKVVGEDYLPLGNTEVAPIIAKIKKALPDGGVIINTLNGDQNVAFFKQIQDAGITPANGYYVMSYSIAEEEISTIGPEFLEGHYGAWNYMMSIDTPASKKFAADFKAKYGADRMVADPQESAYNMVYLWKAAVEKANSFDDDKVRKALIGIEFDAPQGPVKVMPNHHLSQTVRIGQITKDGQFAILEETNGPVSPQAWNQIHPDSSGYACDHTDSSKGGKYKL